From the genome of Thermoplasmata archaeon, one region includes:
- a CDS encoding ArsR family transcriptional regulator produces the protein MSASASGTLEGTRGRILEELASAPRTARDLAKKLGIQESAARGHLERMEDKGLVVPSFRREGVGRPRKRYLLTDQGQDLFPKKYDLILDSVVDELLAREGEGFVSALFAEAARRMAGQIAKEIPKGGSTEEKARHLVAALNHLGFRSSTERSADGHLRIVRANCIFRHSALTHPYLLCDVFDKNLTEALLGEVGVDLEDSIGRGGMRCTHLIQLR, from the coding sequence ATGAGCGCCTCCGCGAGCGGCACGCTAGAAGGGACGCGGGGCCGGATCCTGGAGGAGCTCGCCTCCGCCCCCCGGACCGCGCGCGACCTCGCCAAGAAGCTCGGGATCCAGGAGAGCGCCGCCCGAGGGCATCTCGAGCGGATGGAGGACAAGGGGCTCGTGGTCCCCTCCTTCCGGCGGGAGGGGGTCGGTCGCCCTCGCAAGCGCTACCTGCTCACCGACCAGGGCCAGGACCTGTTCCCGAAGAAGTACGACCTGATCCTCGACAGCGTGGTCGACGAGCTGCTCGCCCGCGAGGGCGAAGGGTTCGTGAGCGCCCTCTTCGCGGAGGCGGCTCGCCGGATGGCCGGCCAGATCGCCAAGGAGATTCCGAAGGGCGGTTCGACCGAGGAGAAGGCGCGCCATCTGGTCGCGGCCCTCAACCACCTCGGCTTCCGCTCCTCGACCGAGCGCAGCGCGGACGGCCACCTGAGGATCGTGCGCGCCAACTGCATCTTCCGCCACAGCGCGCTCACGCATCCCTACCTCCTCTGCGACGTGTTCGACAAGAACCTCACCGAGGCGCTCCTCGGCGAGGTCGGGGTCGACCTCGAGGACTCGATCGGTCGCGGGGGGATGCGCTGTACGCATCTGATCCAGCTCCGCTGA